GGGTAGCTGCTGAGGTGGTGTCTTTGTTGGTGGAAATAGGAGGCCTCTGTTGTCTGCGGTTTTTCTTTTGCAGCCAATTTGCAACTGCTGCCTTGATTACTTCTTTTGCTTCTGGCGTTGAAACAGCTGGGCCGTTGATTGACACATGTAGTAACGAGTTCAGCATGTCATTCTTCAGCCTGTTTCTTAGTCGCGTTTTGATCCTTTTAATCGCACTTGCGCCCCTTTCTGGCCAAGCATTGGTGATTGGTGCAGATAGGGCAACTTCGGCCAGCTCGACAATGAGTGGATAGAAATATCCAACTCGCTGCAAAGCCCACTCTAATGGGGTAGGGGCACTCTTTCCACTGCTTCCCCGCGCTTTTGATGGAGGGACGAGACTTTTCCAAGCGTCTAGGTCAAACCTGAATTTGGCCCACTCTGCTTCAAGTTGGGCTTTAGTGACTTCCTTGTCTTCCGTTTCCTTCTCTTGAAAAAAATGATCAGCCAGGATCTTGATCTCTTTGTTGCCATACTCCTTGAACACGGGCGAAGTGGGTTTCGGCAGAGCGACAGGACTTAGAATGGAGAAGGATGACAAAACGGACAAGCAATCATTGAAGCGAACTGGTGATGTTCTTTGCCAGGCCTGATACGTACGCAGAAAGCAGGTTGCCAATAATTTTCTTGTCGTTGTCGGTGATGGTGAACTCTAGGCCACCCAATCGTCCTTCTGGCTTGATGTCTTCTTGTAGTTTATTCAAAGGTGACTGGCTACTCTTAATAGCTTCTAGGCTAGCCTGAGTGTGATTAATTGCCGGTCCTACATGCGAGAGGTTTAGGGCTCCAGCTTGAAATGTCTTACTCAAAGTAGTCAGACATGGTACCACCTCTTTCAGGATGTAAATGGTTCCCAGAAACTTCACCTTCTTTATCTTCGTCAGCAGTCCGACAGCAAGAGCATCCTTCTTGAGCTCCTGAAAGGTGTGTAACAAGGCAGCATAGGTTTCAAACACACTGTTCACGCTCTGCTCCGAGGACAGCCAACGGGTGCTACAAGCCTTTCTGATTTTCTTGCCAACGATCTTCTTTGCTCTTTCTGTTAAGGCAACATCCTTAAGTTCAGTTTGAACTTTCATAAAAATGCTGGTGCGCTTTGGAGAATTCTCAAAAAATTTCCACGTTTCCTTGAGGAGGCTTTCGACCTCCACAATGTACTTAATACTGTCTCCAGTGTCAGCACATGCGAGGGCTAGCCTGTGGCAGATACTGGCACCATCACTgacaaattactttaaatttctgacttctAAGTCGCACTCTTGCAACGTATCCAATATATGGTCAGTGATCACCTCAGCATTTGCACCACGCGGGTCATCTATGCACTTGGTCGCCAGGAATTCCGTTTTAGCCACGCCCGTGTCTGGGTGTACATATTTTAGGAAGATAATCAACTGCTGCAAAAGAGCCACGTCGGCAGCTTCATCTGCAAGAATTCCAAAACTCTTGGCCCTTCTGATTCTTCCAAGGATGATTTCTTGAATGATTTCTCTGAGAGTAATGAACATTTCTTGCACAGATGGTCTGGATCTGTGCTGAAAGTACTTCAGTTCGCTTACTCCAAGAAATTCGAGGAGTTCGAGAAGGGGGACCATCTTCTGGTTTGAAATTTCCTCTTTTGCAAGCCAATAAATTGCTGTGAAGGTCTTCTCTAGCATGTTTTTATTGAATTCATGCTTTTCGTTTACTTGCTTTTGAAATGTTGACACTCGCTGCATCATTTCAAGCTTGATTGCCTCTTTGTGCTGAGTCGTTGTGAGATGATGTTGCACTGCTTCACGGCGTAGTCGCACTGAAGGTGTTGTGTTCCATACATCGGACTTGTTACGGCGGCTTTTTAGGTTGTGTTTCCGACAAAGAAGGCAGAACATTCCTTTGTTTTCCTCGTAAACCAGCCACCACAATCCAGAGGTTTTATCAAAACTAAGATCCTTGGTAGATACCCAGCTGTGACTGAACTTGGCTTTCAAACTTTGGAGAGTGGCCGTTGGCGAGATCGTGCAGCAATCACTTGATTTACACAAATAGTAATTGTGCAATTTTGAGTTCTCATCAAACGTGGCAGTAATTTCATCTTTACCTTGCACATCTGTGATGGTAGGTGTAGCTATCACTGTGGTCTGCTCTGTTCCACTGCACGTACGTGAAGAGTGATCGTCAACAGGTGAAGAAGTGGCCGAACACGTGCTCTCGTTGATTTGCACAGATTTTGTAGCGGAGCTAATCGACCTTCTTTCAGCAATGTCACTTGGTTTCTTAGAACTTAGAGTGTTCCTTTCGGTAGACCTAAAACATTTCATGATACCAACGGCCTCAGAatcatctttctttctttttcccgaCATTATAAAGCAATAATATTTCAACCGTCAGAGATACGCAATTTGGCATTCATTATTTCGCATACATGAAATACAATTACCGCTGCCCATTGAGCCTGCAATGGACAATGAAAATGCGAATGATGCGATCGTCGCACTAAATGGAGTGTTTACAATCCTTTCAGTTCAGGTAAGACAGCAATGAAGGTgtaaacaaacgaaataaatgaataaaaatcttCTGACATCATTTAAAAACAGCCGGGTAATTTTCCCGGCTTCCGGCTATTATCTACATCCCTgagttgagtgtttttttccctcctgtgtggtctttgagccgatttacggccattcctgttagtttttgaggaagCGGTTTGCTCCCTCTATATATACTAACCAAGGTTGGGTACTCTCACGAAGCAGTCGATCCGATCCGCCGAAGGAAAACGGCCGTAAATTCTCTCCAGCAGCTCCAGTCGCCTCGAAATTCCAGGTAGAGCACGGACGATAGTTAATTTTTCCTTCCGTGGTCTTTGCTTAGCGTCGAATCTTCACAGAGGCCGAATAAAACGTCGGCAATCTCTGAAAACCTTCCCGTTTTAAACATCGAAAGAGGCTTTGTTCAAACTTCGCGTTACTCCAACGATCAAAAGTTAGCTTAGCGACCCGGCCAGAGACTCGAATTACTTTCACTCCGGGTGGGAGACAGTCCTTTGCTCCCATCAAAAATCAATACCCTCGTACCCTGCAGTTCTCAATACTCGTTGTTCATCTgtgaaactaaagaaagaaCTTTTGCTGCAGGATTTCAAGGAAGTGAATTCAAGGTATTGATTTTTGATGGGAGCAAAGGACTGTCTCCCACCCGGAGTGAAAGTAATTCGAGTCTCTGGCCGGGTCGCTAAGCTAACTTTTGATTGTTGGAGTAACGCGAAGTTTGAACAAAGCCTCTTTCGATGGCTAAAACGGGaaagttttcagagattgcCGACGTTTAATTCGGCCTCTGTGAAGATTCGACGCCAAGCAAAGACCACGGAAGGAAGAATTAACTATCGTCCGTGCTCTACCCGGAATTTCGAGGCGACTGGAGCTGCTGGAGAGAATTTACGGCCGTTTTCCTTCGGCGGATCGGATCGACTGCTTCGTGAGAGTACCCAACCTTGGTTAGTATATATAAAGGGAGCAAACCGgttcctcaaaaactaacaggAATGACCGTAAATCGGCTGAAAGACCacacaggagggaaaaaaacactcaactaaagtaaggtaagacgatttttatttaaatcgctacattttcataggtcacagaaacaatcgttattttccccatacaaatccttataaatatgcaaatcgctctagtcacgtaacaatgcaaaggtcatcatataaagagctgctcatatatcgagctttgGGTACCTGTGGGCAAACGAGCCTCCAAGTATGAGCGATTAAGAATATCGGTGACCACTGGGGCCAGTAAGTCCGCGTTCTCTTTTAAAAGCCAGGCGGGCACGCCGTCAGGTCCAGAAGCTTTGGCAGGATTAAGGATTGAGCTTCTTTAGGACAGAAAACTCGGTAACAATCGGAGTGTCGGTGTGTTGTCGCGACAACCGAAATTCCTGGATCCAATGGGGTGAAAATGTTCATTGGAGCAAGAAAAGCATTGTTAATGACGTTAGCAAGGGCCGCCCGACTAGAACCAGGCCCTGAGTCAATATGCTTCAAGACGGAAGTCGGATCCGTCCGCGTAGCTAATTGCGTCCCGCCAAGTGActtaacttctttccaccacctACGCGGTTCACAATCCCTCAGATGTTCGACTTTAGATTTATAGTATTTAGCACGACAAGACTTCCATAAGCGATTGACACGGTTCCGAAGGCGGCGGAAGCAGTCTTTATCACCGCGAGCAAGGGCTGTTTGGCGCTCGTGAATTAAGGATTTCAGTTGTTTGTTAATCTATGGTGGTTCATTGGCAATGATCGTCTTGGATTTAAGAGGAAGTACAAAATCCAAGCCCGTCTTGATTATGGTTTCAGGCGCGAGTGTTTTCTCTTCACATGACTCTTTGCATCCTACCCGACAACCAAGGTCGACTTCGTCGAGGTAAGTCCGCATGGCCAGACGATTTATTGTCCGCAGGTCTCTGGATTTCAGCAGGATTTTATTCCTCGGACCATCCTGTCTAGCCAGGGGCCGCACTTCCACGGTATCGTGATCGGAGAGCCCAAAAGGAGGCAGCTTTTTAGGCACATCGTAAAAGGCGCTGAGATTAGTGAAGACTAGATCTATCTAGATTACTCTGTCCATGAGTTGGGAAAGGGACAATTTTCCCCCAAAAGAAAGAGACCACAGTCAGGAAAAATGGCTTCGATTTTTGATAGTGACTCGTACAGGTAGTCTAAAACCAAGGAGTCGGTTGCGCTCGGCGGATGGTAAACAGTTCCAACAATAATAGATGGTATGCCACTAGGGAGTCGCTTTGGGTGGATTTTAACCCACAAGACTTCAAAGTTCTCGACCATAAGGTCGGATAAAACACCATATCGAATAGAATCGCGGACGAACATACAAATACCACCACAGATCGCTAGTTACCCTGTCTCTACGGATGATATTGTAGTCCGAAACCAACACGAAATTATTATCTATGTGGTTTTTGAGCCATGTTTCCGTGATGCAAATGAAGTCCAGATTTGCATTGCAAATGGCCACTCGAACTTCGTCGATCTTTGGTGAAAGAGACATCACATTCCAGAGCATAAATGCCGGCACAAACGAATAAGCAGAGCCAGATTTCGAGGGGGCGTCGAGACGAATAACCTTACAGTTAGCCGGAGTATGTCCCGAACTGGACGCCGCAGGTTTAGCTTTACGGCTCGCTGGTCTTGTCCTTGTAATGGTGGTTATAACATGGCGCTTGTAAAGTTCTCGTTCTTTAGCTTGCTTGCCTGCACGCTTTCCTCGGTGACGGGGCCAAACTATCTCCTCTAggacagaaatttattttatcaaacgagttgataaaggtcaaatagccaccgtgaaagatttggaaagctgacgtttccagcgttagcccttcgtcggagcgaatagaggaattgtggttgttgtaggtttatatgtgtgcggaggagcttgctattggtagaaatagggtgacgtgaatttgtgaatagattaatggaatgagaggcgttcattaaTTCCgttccgtgtggatagagtgtgcccagttgaaaaataaatttttgttcgaaatttttacggctttctgtgtttccgtggtgtaggGATAGGCCACAAATAGTCATgctgtggtgggagtgattaggaagattaaaatggcgtgcaactggttttgaggcatctgtgtcgtttttttctacatctcgtaggtgttcgcaaaagcggtccgccaatcttctccctgtttcgcctatgtagatctttttgcatagtgtgcaggttatgcaatagatgacgtttgcggagatgcatgtgaaatggtcagtgattttagcagatcgattaggtcctgagatcttaaccatgttagaaataaaatgacaagttttgcatcttgtgcgtgtacatttgaaagttcctggttggttgtctgaaTTGAAAGCACTtctaactagaaagttgcctatgtttttgtcgcgtttaaatgaaataagtggtggtagagaaaagatgtgttgagtttcgggatcattgcgaagaattttgaagtttttgagaattacatttttgactgcaaggttttgtggatggtaggtgagggtgaatggaattctgttggtttcttcgttttgtggtaATTGTAGTGCGGtatttcgatcgatttcttgggcacgatgtttgcctgtggtgatagcggagtctgggtagccccgatttttgaaaaactggcacatttcctcacatttgttgttaaaatcggaGTCGTTACTACAAAGGCGCCTCAGTCTAAGGAATTGAGAgaatggaatggcattttttacgtgttatggatgagaggacgaatgtaataaatagttatgagagtccgtaggtttgtagtgcacaacattcacaattcctctattcgctccgacgaagggctaacgctcgaaacgtcagctttccaaatctttcacggtggctatttgacctttatcaacccAAAACACGTTTTCACGCAACATCATGAGAAGTACGGTCAGAGCTATGTGCTCAAAACGCAACGaactaaacaaacaaattaccgAATGTCGCTCTCAACTTTCTAACGTATGTCCTTCAGTTTTACTACAATCTATTAGTACCAAAATCCAGACTCTGAACAACAAACTCTTCAatcatttaaatcaaactaagAACCAATCCTCCAAAAAACAGGACAACACCTCTCGAAAACCAAAACGAAAACACTGTGGTCACAATTCCAGAAACCCTATCACTTTCGTACGCCGAAAAATCTGTTCTTAGCAAAGGCCTTAATTTCGTTCCTATAGCCAAAAAAACCGACGAATTCACAACCAAACAAGATGTCGAAAAATGTCTTCGCCGCGTTCAACTAAAAGCATTTTTCCATGACAAAGAAGATCAATCCGACACTACAGAAAAAGGTGcctttgaaactttaaccacgcGTAAATCAAAATGAACTCCACCTGAGGGTCAATTCGCATCAATAGacttttttatcaaaaaatgcCGCCATGAAATTCGCAATTTAAACTTTAATCGCAACaccaaattttccaacctttccaaaGAAGAATGGACTGCTCTACGAAATCTCAAAAACCGGAATGACGGCGTCATCAAAGCAGCCGACAAAGGCGGTGCGATAGTCGTTTGGCGCACCGACCTCTATCAACAAGAAGCAATTCGGCAACTTTCGGACACCACTTTTTACACCAAAGTCAACAAAGACCTAAACTTCCGCCAATCAAAAAATCGTCAAAGAAACCATTCATAAACTCATAACAAAAGAAGAATTACCAGTCACTGCCCAAAATCTCATCATCACCACTCCTAGAACGtcatgcatttatttcaaacctaaaattcacaaacctaacaacccaggCCGTCCAATTGTTTCAGCATGCAGTTGCCCAACTGAACTTATCTCCAGCTATTTAGACAAAATCATGATCATAGTCAAATCACTACCTTCATATATCAAAGACAGCAACCATGCACTTGAAATTTTCCGTACCTTCAATTTCTCGgccgaaaacaaaatcattttcaccatGGATATAACATCCTTATACACCGTAATTCCCAAAAATGAAGGCCTCCAAGCactaaaatactttttaaatcaACGTCCTGTCAAAAGCCCGAGCTCAGAAACTTTACTCCGTCTAGCGAACTGGTTCTCACACTTAACTGCTTTTCATTTGGCGACAACCACTACAAGCAAATCAACGGCGTTGCAATGGGAACTAAAGTGGGACCTAGCTACGCCAACCTTTTCgtaggttttattgaaaataaatttttctctaACTACCACGGACCAAAGCCTAATCTTTACAGACGCTTCATCGATGACTGCGTCGGCGCtacttcatccagcaaagaggaACTCGACCAATTCATCACTGCAGTCAATTCTTTCCACCCGGCTCTAAAatacacctgggaaatttccgaacattcactagctttcctcgacattaaaatttcaatcaatagcaacagtttatctaccagcgtgcactacaaacctacggaCTCTCATaacataggcaactttctagttaggagcgctttcaattcagacaaccaaccaggaactttcaaatgtacacgcacaagatgcaaaacttgtccttttatttctaacatggttaagaggCTGTCCGTGTAAGAACCGACCATTCGATTTTCGGTCGAAAAcagaatttcttcaaattttcagtGTGAGACAGTTAGTCCATATGATCAACAAAAATAGCAATAATTTGGCTTTAAGTGCtatttttcaatatttctggCGACGATTTCCGAGGACGGTCCAAAACCGTAAAAATCGTTTTGTTTCGAGTCAAATTTAGGCGCTGCGCTGAAGGCGCTGAAAAATTACGCTTTTACTCAAATACTATAAAAGTTACAGATCATTTAATTTCATGTTTCTTCTTTCGATTTatggtaaaatatttgaaatcgGGCTCACGAAAAATTAattatgaatttttgaaaatgccctACAAAGAGCCTtcgccaattttagcgagcaTGCTGCTGGTTGAAGGAGTGTTTCTCAAAAGTATAACGTAATCCGGAACCCTGACCAATATCCATGTTTAGTACTAGGGCTAGTGTACCAGGAACAGGAAAAAAACTTTGGGCACCAACCTTTTGGAACAACAGGAGTTCGATCAGTATAGCTAATATTCAGCCGCGAAAGAGTGCGTGACACAATTTTGCACCGATTATTGTTCCTAAGTTTGCCAGTTAAAGTTTTAAGTTTCCCGCATGAAATAAACTTACCTCGAAGCAAAGGCTCTCAAAACGTGCTTTTCGCTCTGAATAAGGCATGAATAGCCTTAACTTCACCAAATATTCTTCCAAATTGTGAATTTAGAAGCTTGAATGTTCGGCTGTGGCGTGAGTTGCCTTAAGTTTCGCCTAAAAACAATTGTTGAAATTGGGTTATCACAAGGCTTGGACTATGAGAAAATTCCATATTTAACATATTTAAGAAGTAAAAGTGTTTGTCATATGATTACtgctaagaaaaaaataatagtgTACCGCGAATGTACGTCAGATGGACTGATATAGAGAAGATGTCGATTTCAGTCGGCAAACTCGCTGGAATGCATGTGAAAGTTATccactttttgtttattttgcattGCGCGTTAAAAAGCGATGCCAAATTCTGGGTGCTTGAGatataaattattttactgttGATATTTGATTTTCGAAATGGTTTAGAAGCTTTGCCTGTTTTGCTCAACATTATTTTTTCGTGTTGCTATTTTTGCGGAGCCCTTTGTGCTAAAATTAAGTtatgaaaattgtaaaaatctgACGTCGACAGCGTTTTACTCAGTTTACGCTAGAGACAACGGATTTATTTTTTGCGCTTTGTGTCGTTTTTGCTGTTTGCAATGGCAGGATTGTGTTCCTTCTCAGCAGTTACAGATGGTATGTGCGGAAGTAGTCGTGGATTTACGAATTGTGTGGCCCTAAACAGCTGCGACGGCGATATCAGTTCGCATCTTAAAAATCACCACCTGtcaagggaaaatgtttgtgAAAAGGATCTAATCCTGGCAAGAGCAGGTCTTCTAGAGTTCACAGAAGAACAGGTTAAAAATATGACGGTTTGTCCAGCTCACCGTTTTAGCCTGTGAAAGTACTGGCAAGCCCCTAAGACCTGCCAGTATCCAAGACATCATAGGAAGAAAATGGCGGTGACTGGAACAGATGTAATTAACTTCAAGCTAGCCAGGGAAATTAGAAACATCTTTAGAGAAGCTACACCCGTTGGTTCGCGTGAGTTTTAGCTTTGAAGATTTTATTTTGTAACCACTGCATATTGTTTACGTTTGATGGCCCTAACGGTGATACAGACTTCATTTTCCCATGAGTCATTTCACGAGTGTGCTTTGGGTGCCTAGTTTGGAGACTATCGGACCCGCTGCCGCAATGAAATATAGTCTGTTCTGAATActacacaaaatttaaaaacaacaacgttAACAAAATTTTACAAAGTTGCTTAGCAATACAACTTCCGGCTGTTTGTTCAGGGTTTACTTTTTCGACTAGGAGGGGGCAGCTGGGCGTGGTATATAATTGTGTGATCTTCATGCCACGGATCCTAGGTATTTTACAAACA
Above is a window of Montipora capricornis isolate CH-2021 chromosome 6, ASM3666992v2, whole genome shotgun sequence DNA encoding:
- the LOC138050827 gene encoding uncharacterized protein, whose protein sequence is MKVQTELKDVALTERAKKIVGKKIRKACSTRWLSSEQSVNSVFETYAALLHTFQELKKDALAVGLLTKIKKVKFLGTIYILKEVVPCLTTLSKTFQAGALNLSHVGPAINHTQASLEAIKSSQSPLNKLQEDIKPEGRLGGLEFTITDNDKKIIGNLLSAPVALPKPTSPVFKEYGNKEIKILADHFFQEKETEDKEVTKAQLEAEWAKFRFDLDAWKSLVPPSKARGSSGKSAPTPLEWALQRVGYFYPLIVELAEVALSAPITNAWPERGASAIKRIKTRLRNRLKNDMLNSLLHVSINGPAVSTPEAKEVIKAAVANWLQKKNRRQQRPPISTNKDTTSAATLKPVLVDQGTQYDSPVAPLNAIEPS